One genomic window of Arthrobacter sp. KBS0703 includes the following:
- a CDS encoding SulP family inorganic anion transporter yields MAGIGIIIVLQQLHVMLGAEAGEAAWQNVTSLPASIAALDPQAAFLGAVVIALLLAWKHMPAPVRRVPGPLVAVIAGTALSLPFNSDVDRITFDGSLLDALSIPHVPQGEWGAVAVGVISIALVASVESLLSAVAVDKMHHGERTDFNRELLGQGAANVTSGLLGGLPVTGVIVRSATNLEAGARTRKSAVLHGIWVLVFSLLLAGLIQLVPEAVLAGLLIIIGLRLVKVADFKTARLTGDVTVYALTLFTVVFVNLLAGVLTGLGLAVLLVLWRVVRARIHAEPLGGSDGQRWRVVIDGSCSFLSLPRLSKVLASVPPASRVTVELDVDFLDHPVHDTLDAWRLRHVGNGGTVEIEESGTARLHEAQAGPPVRGNSRSALRGGFAPWRSWQGDGVAETAGAAGERIPAPVRSVLNGVDSYHRRHAHLLRPHVQELSTFQDRTPCSSPALIPGSCRT; encoded by the coding sequence CTGGCCGGAATCGGCATCATCATCGTCCTGCAGCAGCTGCACGTGATGCTCGGTGCCGAGGCCGGCGAGGCGGCATGGCAGAACGTCACGTCGCTTCCGGCCAGCATCGCCGCCCTTGACCCGCAGGCAGCCTTCCTCGGTGCCGTCGTCATCGCCCTGCTGCTCGCCTGGAAGCACATGCCTGCGCCTGTCCGCCGCGTCCCGGGCCCGCTGGTTGCGGTGATCGCCGGCACGGCGCTTTCGCTGCCGTTCAATTCCGACGTCGACCGGATCACCTTCGACGGCTCCCTCCTGGACGCGCTGTCCATCCCCCATGTTCCGCAAGGGGAGTGGGGCGCCGTCGCCGTGGGCGTCATCTCCATCGCCCTGGTGGCCAGCGTCGAGTCGCTGCTCTCCGCCGTCGCCGTGGACAAGATGCACCACGGCGAGCGGACGGATTTCAACCGTGAACTCCTCGGCCAGGGCGCCGCCAACGTGACATCCGGCCTGCTCGGCGGCCTGCCCGTCACCGGCGTGATCGTGCGCAGCGCGACGAACCTCGAAGCCGGGGCGCGGACCCGCAAATCCGCCGTCCTCCACGGCATCTGGGTCCTGGTGTTCTCGCTGCTGCTCGCCGGGCTGATCCAGCTGGTTCCGGAGGCCGTGCTGGCGGGCCTGCTCATCATTATCGGCCTGCGGCTGGTGAAGGTGGCCGACTTCAAGACCGCCCGGCTGACAGGTGACGTGACCGTCTATGCGCTGACACTTTTCACCGTGGTCTTCGTTAACCTCCTGGCCGGCGTGCTGACCGGGCTGGGCCTGGCCGTGCTGCTGGTCCTCTGGCGCGTGGTCCGCGCCAGGATTCACGCAGAGCCGCTGGGCGGATCCGACGGGCAGCGCTGGCGCGTGGTCATTGACGGCTCCTGCAGCTTCCTCTCGCTTCCCCGCCTCAGCAAGGTGCTGGCCTCGGTGCCGCCGGCCTCGCGGGTGACCGTCGAACTGGACGTCGATTTCCTTGACCACCCGGTCCACGACACCCTGGATGCCTGGCGCCTCCGGCACGTGGGCAACGGCGGCACTGTGGAGATTGAGGAAAGCGGCACCGCAAGGCTCCATGAGGCGCAGGCCGGCCCTCCCGTGCGGGGCAACTCACGCTCCGCGCTCCGCGGCGGGTTTGCCCCCTGGCGCAGCTGGCAGGGCGACGGCGTGGCAGAAACCGCAGGCGCCGCGGGGGAGCGGATTCCGGCACCGGTGCGGTCGGTGCTGAACGGCGTGGACAGCTACCACCGCCGCCACGCACACCTGCTGCGGCCACACGTCCAGGAACTGTCCACGTTCCAGGACCGGACACCTTGTTCATCACCTGCGCTGATTCCCGGCTCGTGCCGAACCTGA
- a CDS encoding MFS transporter, with product MDTTQSVVEKSAIRKVAIRLVPFVALMFFINYLDRTAISFAGPNGMNTDLALSAAQFGFASGVFFIGYILLEIPSNLALHKFGARRWLARIMVSWGIVSLLFTWVGSVEHLYILRFILGVAEAGFFPGAILFLSLWVPSRHRSKILALFYLAQPLTTVIGAPLAGLLIQQHGLFGLSGWRVMFLGVALPAIIVGIIAWFYLADSPAKAKWLTAAEKTWLTGALEKEKSETAASNKHVSVRTVFGNGRVWMLSAIYFGFIYGLYALGFFLPTIIAGFEGLYGTKFDVLQKGLITAIPYLPAAFALYFWSKDATKRGVKTWHIALPALIGGLSIPLALFAGSPAATIAVITVTAMSIFAALPNFWTVPTQFLTGAAAAAGIALINTVGNLAGFSAGYVTGWLKDWTGGYTVPMFVVGGFMLLSAVLMVVLSRSGKVSEGIPAEALDPAGAGHHAEP from the coding sequence GTGGACACCACACAATCGGTGGTCGAAAAATCCGCAATCAGGAAAGTGGCAATCCGGCTGGTGCCGTTCGTCGCTTTGATGTTCTTCATCAACTACCTGGACCGGACGGCCATCTCCTTCGCAGGCCCCAACGGCATGAACACCGACCTCGCCCTCTCGGCAGCGCAGTTCGGCTTCGCGTCCGGCGTCTTCTTCATCGGCTACATCCTGCTGGAGATCCCCAGCAACCTGGCACTGCACAAGTTCGGCGCCCGCCGCTGGCTCGCCCGCATCATGGTCAGCTGGGGCATCGTCTCCCTCCTGTTCACGTGGGTGGGCAGCGTGGAGCACCTCTACATCCTCCGCTTCATCCTCGGCGTGGCCGAGGCTGGCTTCTTCCCCGGCGCCATCCTCTTCCTCAGCCTCTGGGTCCCGTCCCGGCACCGCAGCAAGATCCTCGCCCTGTTCTACCTGGCACAGCCGCTGACCACCGTCATCGGCGCCCCGCTGGCCGGCCTCCTCATCCAGCAGCACGGTCTCTTCGGCCTTTCCGGCTGGCGTGTCATGTTCCTTGGCGTAGCACTGCCGGCCATCATCGTCGGCATCATTGCCTGGTTCTACCTCGCCGATTCCCCGGCCAAGGCCAAGTGGCTCACCGCCGCGGAAAAGACCTGGCTGACCGGCGCCCTGGAGAAGGAAAAGTCGGAAACGGCCGCCAGCAACAAGCACGTCAGCGTCCGCACCGTGTTCGGCAACGGCAGGGTCTGGATGCTGTCGGCCATCTACTTCGGCTTCATCTACGGCCTGTACGCCCTGGGCTTCTTCCTGCCGACCATCATCGCCGGCTTCGAAGGCCTCTACGGCACCAAGTTCGACGTGCTCCAGAAAGGCCTGATCACCGCGATCCCGTACCTGCCCGCGGCCTTCGCCCTGTACTTCTGGTCCAAGGACGCCACCAAGCGCGGCGTCAAGACCTGGCACATCGCCCTGCCGGCCCTCATCGGCGGCCTGAGCATCCCCCTGGCGCTCTTCGCCGGCTCACCGGCCGCAACGATCGCCGTCATCACCGTCACGGCCATGTCGATCTTCGCCGCACTCCCCAACTTCTGGACCGTGCCCACCCAGTTCCTCACCGGAGCAGCAGCCGCGGCCGGCATCGCCCTGATCAACACCGTGGGCAACCTGGCAGGCTTCAGCGCCGGGTACGTCACGGGCTGGCTCAAGGACTGGACCGGCGGCTACACGGTCCCGATGTTCGTCGTCGGCGGCTTCATGCTCCTGTCCGCCGTCCTCATGGTGGTGCTGAGCCGCTCCGGCAAGGTCAGCGAGGGCATCCCGGCCGAGGCCCTGGATCCTGCGGGAGCCGGGCACCACGCCGAGCCGTAA
- a CDS encoding response regulator: MISVLIVDDDFMVAKVHAGFIQRTPGFAVVGVAHTGAQAVLETQRLQPDLVLLDIHLPDINGLDLMHQLRDVAPELDVLVISAAREVDTVRRALRGGIVHYLIKPFSQTDLQERLEHYRTTYQSLASSKDVAEQADVNRVFGLERGDRPLPKGCSAETLQLVERALLASTGDLSAAELAVVVGTSRVSARRYLEYLNDEGMVDVTLKYGVGRPERRYAWKSM; the protein is encoded by the coding sequence ATGATCAGCGTCCTGATCGTTGATGATGATTTCATGGTGGCCAAGGTCCACGCCGGGTTCATCCAGCGCACGCCGGGGTTCGCCGTCGTCGGCGTGGCCCATACCGGCGCGCAGGCAGTGCTGGAGACGCAGCGGCTGCAGCCGGACCTGGTGCTGCTGGACATCCACCTCCCCGACATCAACGGGCTGGACCTGATGCATCAGCTGCGGGACGTCGCGCCCGAGCTGGACGTGCTGGTGATCAGTGCGGCCAGGGAGGTGGATACGGTGCGCCGGGCACTCCGCGGCGGCATCGTGCACTACCTGATCAAACCGTTCTCCCAGACGGACCTGCAGGAGCGCCTGGAGCACTACCGGACCACCTATCAGAGCCTGGCTTCCTCAAAGGACGTGGCGGAACAGGCCGACGTCAACCGGGTCTTCGGGCTGGAGCGCGGCGACCGGCCGCTGCCCAAAGGCTGCAGCGCCGAGACGCTGCAGCTCGTGGAGCGGGCGCTGCTCGCCTCCACGGGGGATCTTTCGGCCGCAGAACTGGCCGTCGTCGTCGGCACGTCGCGGGTGAGCGCGCGGCGCTACCTTGAGTACCTCAATGACGAGGGGATGGTGGACGTGACCCTCAAGTACGGCGTCGGGCGCCCCGAACGCCGGTATGCCTGGAAGAGCATGTGA
- a CDS encoding FadR/GntR family transcriptional regulator → MSENSAAATAKISAALGSMEQGSVVSEVAERLLAYFTSGEIAVGTRLPAERQLAASLGVGRSAVREALAALEILGIVIVRPGSGTYLRDGISELLPRTLSWGLMLGAPRTRELVELRSGLEVQAAQLAAERIDDDALGRMRANLQTMADNLEDLAAFVEADAAFHREIAASSGNQVLRELLQSIRSLLRIWVDRALTDEGHAAAALKEHGEIFAALEAHDPAAVTETMRSHMATASRRLLAGFDAAQ, encoded by the coding sequence GTGTCCGAAAATTCCGCAGCCGCGACGGCTAAGATCAGTGCCGCCCTCGGTTCAATGGAACAGGGGTCCGTTGTTTCGGAGGTGGCGGAGCGCCTGCTGGCCTATTTCACCAGCGGCGAGATCGCCGTCGGAACCAGGCTGCCCGCCGAACGCCAGCTCGCGGCCTCGTTGGGAGTCGGCCGGTCGGCCGTGCGCGAAGCCCTGGCGGCGCTGGAAATCCTGGGCATCGTGATTGTCCGCCCGGGATCCGGGACGTACCTGCGTGACGGCATTTCCGAGCTGCTGCCGCGCACGCTCAGCTGGGGCCTGATGCTCGGTGCACCCCGGACGCGCGAACTCGTGGAGCTCCGGAGCGGCCTGGAAGTGCAGGCCGCGCAGCTGGCAGCGGAACGCATTGACGACGACGCCCTCGGCCGCATGCGCGCCAACCTCCAGACCATGGCGGACAACCTCGAGGACCTGGCCGCCTTCGTGGAGGCGGATGCCGCGTTCCACCGCGAAATCGCGGCCAGCTCGGGCAATCAGGTGCTCCGGGAGCTGCTCCAGAGCATCCGGTCGCTGTTGCGCATCTGGGTGGACCGCGCACTCACCGACGAAGGCCACGCCGCAGCCGCACTGAAGGAACACGGCGAGATTTTCGCCGCCCTCGAAGCGCACGATCCGGCCGCCGTCACGGAAACGATGCGCTCACACATGGCCACCGCTTCCCGGCGGCTGCTCGCCGGATTCGACGCCGCGCAGTAG
- a CDS encoding phosphogluconate dehydrogenase C-terminal domain-containing protein: MSAENLTVAVIGAGGKMGMRVSRNLQKSAHTVFYSENSPAGQDRVRTEGRDITSTDDAVKGADVVILAVPDTVLGVVSEGVVPQMKSGAILLTLDPAAAYAGLLAKRADVVQAVAHPCHPSVFLERTTKEEWADTFGGEGAPQNVVAAIDENTPAVTRDSAEAVIRTIYAPVIDVHWVTVKQLAILEPTLVETVACMIGTLLNEALHETVHTAGVPEEAAKAMLFGHIQIALTNALRGSNPFSEACEIAIQYGKNTIIKDDWKKIFDDSELDGVIAKMLKLDAVKR, from the coding sequence ATGTCAGCAGAAAACTTGACCGTCGCCGTCATCGGAGCCGGAGGCAAAATGGGGATGCGCGTTTCCCGGAACCTCCAGAAGAGCGCCCACACCGTCTTCTACAGCGAAAACTCTCCCGCCGGCCAGGACCGCGTCCGCACCGAAGGCCGCGACATCACCAGCACGGATGACGCCGTGAAGGGCGCCGACGTGGTGATCCTCGCCGTCCCGGACACCGTCCTGGGCGTCGTGTCCGAAGGCGTCGTGCCGCAGATGAAGTCCGGCGCGATCCTGCTCACCCTGGACCCCGCCGCCGCCTACGCCGGCCTGCTGGCCAAGCGCGCCGACGTGGTCCAGGCAGTGGCGCACCCGTGCCACCCGTCCGTGTTCCTGGAGCGCACCACCAAGGAAGAATGGGCCGACACCTTCGGCGGCGAAGGCGCCCCGCAGAACGTGGTTGCCGCGATCGACGAGAACACCCCGGCAGTAACCCGCGATTCGGCCGAGGCCGTCATCCGCACCATCTACGCCCCCGTGATCGACGTGCACTGGGTCACCGTCAAGCAGCTGGCCATCCTCGAGCCCACCCTGGTGGAGACGGTGGCCTGCATGATCGGCACCCTGCTCAACGAGGCGCTGCACGAGACCGTGCACACCGCCGGCGTCCCGGAGGAAGCCGCCAAGGCCATGCTGTTCGGTCACATCCAGATTGCCCTGACCAATGCCCTCCGCGGCTCCAACCCGTTCTCCGAGGCCTGCGAAATCGCCATCCAGTACGGCAAGAACACCATCATCAAGGACGACTGGAAGAAGATCTTCGACGACTCCGAGCTGGACGGCGTCATCGCCAAAATGCTCAAGCTCGACGCAGTCAAGCGCTAG
- a CDS encoding sugar phosphate isomerase/epimerase, translating to MSSTIGLSSYAFFWQLSDKVAEPLTIHRALEKTAALGVELFQICDYAPLEEMTDAELKEIRATADSLRIALELGTKGIRPEHLRKFLHIAGLLGAPLLRTMFNVPGHTPTADEAAAIFTEVLPEFEAAGVKIAVETYEQVPTARILDVVRRVDSPFLGICSDPANTVAALEMPREVIDAVAPYVLNMHIKDFAFSRKEGWVGFTYSGAPLGEGLLDYDYMAGKFQPHERNINQIIEHWLPWQDSEADTVRLENQWTQQSLNFLRSK from the coding sequence ATGAGCTCAACCATCGGACTCAGTTCCTACGCCTTCTTCTGGCAGCTGTCGGACAAGGTCGCCGAACCCCTCACCATCCACCGGGCCCTGGAGAAAACCGCGGCCCTGGGCGTGGAGCTCTTCCAGATCTGCGACTACGCACCGCTGGAGGAGATGACGGACGCGGAACTCAAGGAGATCAGGGCCACGGCGGACAGCCTGCGCATCGCACTCGAACTGGGCACCAAGGGCATCCGTCCGGAGCACCTCCGCAAGTTCCTGCACATCGCTGGCCTGCTTGGCGCGCCGCTGCTGCGGACCATGTTCAACGTCCCGGGCCACACCCCGACGGCGGACGAGGCAGCGGCGATCTTCACCGAGGTCCTGCCGGAGTTCGAAGCAGCCGGAGTGAAGATCGCCGTCGAAACCTACGAACAGGTGCCCACCGCCCGGATCCTGGACGTGGTCCGCCGCGTGGACAGCCCGTTCCTGGGCATCTGCAGCGACCCGGCCAACACGGTCGCGGCGCTTGAGATGCCGCGCGAGGTGATTGACGCCGTCGCGCCCTATGTCCTGAACATGCACATCAAAGACTTTGCGTTCAGCCGCAAGGAGGGGTGGGTCGGGTTCACATACTCCGGCGCGCCGCTCGGCGAAGGCCTTCTCGACTATGACTACATGGCCGGAAAGTTTCAGCCCCACGAAAGAAACATCAACCAGATCATCGAACACTGGTTGCCGTGGCAGGACTCCGAAGCGGACACCGTCCGCCTCGAAAACCAGTGGACCCAGCAGAGCCTCAATTTCCTAAGGAGCAAATGA
- a CDS encoding triose-phosphate isomerase family protein, whose product MSLPANTAAGGTGAAVTTGPKAIIGVSLKMYFGYQRSVDYCREVATIALAHPAVQSGDIELFVLPILPVLPEAARILGAAGAAAGAQDIFWEDQGAFTGEVGGAAVAELGGRYAEIGHAERRRIFGEDDRIIGLKTAAAYRNGLTPVLCVGELQQGSVEEAITRCTAEIDGALNRAQSLGPARRTIVAYEPQWAIGAPEPATPQYISAVIAGLDAHLRALPGQAESRVIYGGSAGPGLISQLDMSVAGLFLGRFAHNPAALREILDETAERLGLLEPAGGRA is encoded by the coding sequence GTGTCACTTCCTGCTAACACCGCCGCCGGCGGGACGGGCGCAGCCGTCACCACGGGGCCAAAGGCCATCATCGGCGTCAGCCTGAAGATGTACTTCGGCTACCAGCGCTCGGTCGACTACTGCCGCGAGGTGGCCACGATCGCGCTGGCCCACCCCGCAGTGCAGAGCGGCGACATCGAACTCTTCGTCCTGCCGATCCTTCCAGTCCTCCCCGAAGCGGCCCGGATTCTCGGCGCCGCCGGGGCGGCGGCCGGTGCCCAGGACATCTTCTGGGAGGACCAGGGCGCCTTTACCGGCGAGGTCGGCGGCGCGGCCGTGGCCGAGCTCGGCGGCCGGTACGCGGAAATCGGCCACGCCGAGCGCCGCCGGATCTTTGGCGAGGATGACAGGATCATCGGGCTCAAGACGGCCGCCGCCTACCGCAACGGCCTCACCCCGGTCCTGTGCGTCGGTGAGCTGCAGCAGGGATCGGTGGAAGAAGCCATCACCCGCTGCACGGCCGAGATCGACGGTGCGCTGAACCGGGCGCAGTCCCTCGGACCCGCACGCCGGACCATCGTGGCCTATGAGCCGCAGTGGGCCATCGGCGCCCCGGAACCCGCCACGCCGCAGTACATCAGCGCCGTCATCGCCGGGCTGGATGCGCACCTGCGCGCCCTGCCGGGCCAGGCCGAAAGCCGGGTCATCTACGGCGGCAGCGCCGGGCCCGGCCTCATCAGCCAGTTGGACATGTCCGTCGCAGGCCTGTTCCTGGGCCGCTTCGCGCACAACCCGGCAGCACTCCGGGAGATCCTGGACGAGACCGCCGAACGGCTCGGCCTGCTGGAACCCGCGGGAGGAAGGGCATGA
- a CDS encoding MFS transporter, whose amino-acid sequence MTSTSTLERSAGERLAPVRWTRAQWMLLLVLCTVLALDALDVSMVGVALPSIGTELHLGTESLQWIVSAYVLGYGSLLLLGGRMADLLGRRRIFLIALSVFAAASLLGGLVDDPALLIATRFVKGLAAAFTAPAGFSIITTNFAEGRERNRAVSIFTTFGASGFSLGLVVGGLMTAMSWRWTFLVSVPVAVAVVILGLKYIPRDGAAGAAGKDQTSGHDIWGAVTLAAGMLGLVYTLVSAPGNGWGSVATIAGFVASAAVLAAFAVIENRVRHPLIRFSILREGWVARANLSAVGLFGSYLSFQFILTLYLQSVLGWSPLGMALALLPTGLLVASSAPFADRLIDKFGAPRLILTGLAALALGYVLFLRVGTSPNYVTDILPSVLLLGVGFALAFPSINVQATAGIRNSEQGLAAGLIQTSTQVGAALVLAVTTAMVSGHGNAADAGRGGAVVNAAEMLEQYRPGLILSAAVAIAALLIAATPSRRRRMSAAADHVTA is encoded by the coding sequence ATGACTTCAACTTCCACCCTTGAAAGATCTGCCGGCGAACGGCTGGCACCCGTGCGCTGGACCCGTGCGCAGTGGATGCTGCTCCTGGTCCTGTGCACCGTCCTGGCGCTCGATGCGCTGGACGTCTCCATGGTCGGCGTGGCGCTGCCCTCGATCGGCACCGAACTCCACCTGGGCACCGAATCCCTCCAATGGATCGTCTCCGCCTATGTGCTCGGCTACGGAAGTCTGCTCCTGCTGGGCGGGCGGATGGCGGACCTGCTCGGCCGGAGGCGCATCTTCCTCATTGCGCTCAGCGTGTTCGCCGCCGCCTCCCTGCTCGGCGGCCTGGTGGATGACCCCGCCCTGCTGATCGCCACCCGGTTCGTCAAAGGACTGGCCGCCGCCTTCACGGCTCCTGCCGGCTTCTCCATCATCACCACCAACTTCGCGGAAGGGCGTGAACGCAACCGCGCCGTCTCCATCTTCACCACCTTCGGCGCAAGCGGCTTCTCACTCGGCCTTGTCGTCGGAGGCCTCATGACTGCCATGAGCTGGCGCTGGACTTTCCTCGTCTCCGTACCCGTGGCGGTCGCCGTCGTGATTCTTGGCCTGAAGTACATCCCGCGGGACGGCGCCGCCGGCGCCGCCGGGAAGGATCAAACCAGCGGACATGACATTTGGGGTGCCGTGACGCTGGCGGCCGGCATGCTGGGGCTGGTCTATACGCTGGTTTCGGCACCCGGGAACGGCTGGGGATCTGTGGCAACCATCGCCGGATTCGTGGCCTCCGCGGCGGTGCTGGCAGCGTTCGCGGTGATCGAAAACCGCGTCAGGCACCCCCTGATCCGGTTCAGCATCCTCAGGGAAGGCTGGGTTGCCCGCGCCAACCTGAGTGCCGTGGGGCTGTTCGGCTCGTATTTGAGTTTCCAGTTCATCCTGACGCTCTACCTGCAGTCCGTGCTGGGATGGAGCCCGCTGGGCATGGCGCTGGCGCTTCTTCCCACCGGCCTGCTGGTGGCCTCAAGCGCTCCCTTCGCGGACCGGCTCATCGACAAGTTTGGCGCCCCGCGCTTGATTCTGACCGGTCTGGCGGCGTTGGCGCTCGGCTACGTACTGTTCCTGCGGGTGGGCACCTCACCCAACTACGTGACGGATATCCTGCCGTCGGTCCTGCTGCTGGGCGTTGGCTTCGCGCTGGCATTCCCGTCCATTAACGTCCAGGCCACCGCCGGCATCCGGAATTCGGAACAAGGTCTCGCGGCCGGCCTGATCCAGACCAGCACGCAGGTGGGGGCCGCCCTGGTGCTTGCCGTCACCACGGCGATGGTCAGCGGTCACGGCAATGCGGCCGACGCCGGCAGGGGAGGCGCCGTAGTGAACGCGGCGGAGATGCTGGAACAGTACCGTCCCGGCCTCATCCTGAGCGCGGCCGTGGCCATCGCTGCCCTGCTCATCGCCGCCACGCCATCCCGCCGCCGCCGGATGTCCGCCGCCGCGGACCACGTGACGGCCTGA
- a CDS encoding SulP family inorganic anion transporter: MNRPRFSATNSRPPLLTLPKSGLRWDLPASLVVFLVAVPLSLGIAAASGAPVMAGLIAAAVGGIVAGSLGGSPLQVRGPAAGLTVIVAGLIEQFGWPATCAITAAAGVLQALLGLARVGRVALAIAPRRRARHAGRNRHHHRPAAAARDARCRGRRGGMAERHVASGQHRRP; encoded by the coding sequence TTGAACCGGCCCCGGTTTTCCGCCACCAACAGCCGGCCCCCGCTCCTGACGCTCCCGAAATCCGGACTTCGCTGGGATCTTCCGGCGTCCCTTGTGGTCTTCCTCGTTGCCGTTCCGCTGTCGCTCGGAATCGCCGCGGCGTCCGGCGCGCCGGTGATGGCGGGCCTCATCGCGGCGGCGGTCGGGGGCATTGTGGCCGGCAGCCTCGGCGGCTCGCCACTGCAGGTCAGGGGCCCCGCCGCGGGACTGACTGTCATCGTCGCGGGCCTGATCGAGCAGTTCGGCTGGCCCGCCACTTGTGCCATCACCGCGGCCGCCGGCGTCCTGCAGGCGCTCCTCGGCCTGGCCCGGGTGGGACGCGTGGCCCTCGCCATCGCCCCCCGTCGTCGTGCACGCCATGCTGGCCGGAATCGGCATCATCATCGTCCTGCAGCAGCTGCACGTGATGCTCGGTGCCGAGGCCGGCGAGGCGGCATGGCAGAACGTCACGTCGCTTCCGGCCAGCATCGCCGCCCTTGA
- a CDS encoding adenylate kinase — translation MTRLLIIGPPGSGKGTQAHRISKQLGIVEISTGDMFRTHLADRSPLGVEAQKYLDAGDLVPDHLTTAMVRERLQEPDTKAGFLLDGYPRTLSQLADLDGLLEETGGALDAVLEISADDDEIVRRLLLRAEAEGRSDDTESVIRHRLELYRKETEPVISRCAERGLLVRVDGTADVDHVTADALEGIETALAGRAE, via the coding sequence ATGACGAGATTACTGATCATCGGCCCTCCGGGGTCGGGCAAAGGCACCCAGGCCCACCGCATCAGCAAACAGCTGGGCATCGTGGAGATCTCCACGGGAGACATGTTCCGCACCCACCTGGCCGACCGCTCCCCCTTGGGTGTCGAGGCCCAGAAATACCTCGATGCCGGCGACCTCGTGCCGGACCATCTCACCACGGCCATGGTGCGCGAACGGCTGCAGGAGCCGGACACGAAGGCCGGCTTCCTCCTGGACGGCTACCCCCGCACGCTCAGCCAGCTGGCGGATCTGGACGGCCTCCTCGAGGAGACCGGCGGCGCCCTGGATGCTGTCCTGGAAATCTCGGCGGACGACGACGAGATCGTCCGCCGGCTCCTGCTGCGGGCCGAGGCCGAAGGGCGCAGCGATGACACCGAAAGCGTCATCCGGCACCGCCTGGAGCTTTACCGGAAGGAAACGGAGCCGGTCATCTCGCGCTGCGCCGAGCGCGGCCTGCTGGTCCGGGTGGACGGCACCGCCGACGTCGACCACGTCACCGCGGACGCGCTGGAAGGCATCGAAACCGCCTTGGCGGGCCGGGCCGAGTAG
- a CDS encoding MarR family winged helix-turn-helix transcriptional regulator, which translates to MATPQDRQLVEQWRSIQSTYFRTAGAIDRALESRFSIGLTEFEILDLVAESTDAACRMKQLGERTPMTQSAMSKVVDRLEKAGLISRRSCADDRRSLFLELTDAGRALHGEAAVAHRALLKENLA; encoded by the coding sequence ATGGCAACACCGCAGGACCGCCAGCTGGTTGAGCAATGGCGCAGCATCCAGAGCACCTACTTCCGCACCGCGGGTGCGATCGATCGCGCCCTGGAATCGCGCTTCAGCATCGGGCTGACCGAGTTCGAAATCCTGGACCTGGTGGCCGAGAGCACGGACGCGGCGTGCAGGATGAAGCAGCTCGGCGAGCGGACGCCCATGACCCAGAGCGCGATGTCCAAGGTGGTGGACCGGCTCGAGAAAGCCGGACTCATCTCCCGCCGTTCCTGTGCGGATGACCGGCGTTCACTGTTCCTGGAACTCACCGACGCGGGCCGCGCCCTGCACGGGGAAGCGGCCGTCGCACACCGCGCCCTGCTGAAGGAAAACCTGGCCTGA